The following coding sequences lie in one Pan paniscus chromosome X, NHGRI_mPanPan1-v2.0_pri, whole genome shotgun sequence genomic window:
- the PIGA gene encoding phosphatidylinositol N-acetylglucosaminyltransferase subunit A isoform X2: MAIVEAASCGLQVVSTRVGGIPEVLPENLIILCEPSVKSLCEGLEKAIFQLKSGTLPAPENIHNIVKTFYTWRNVAERTEKVYDRVSVEAVLPMDKRLDRLISHCGPVTGYIFALLAVFNFLFLIFLRWMTPDSIIDVAIDATGPRGAWTNNYSHSKRGGENNEISETR; this comes from the exons ATGGCGATCGTGGAAGCAGCCAGTTGTGGTTTACAG gttgTAAGTACCAGAGTTGGTGGAATTCCTGAGGTGCTTCCAGAAAACCTTATTATTTTATGTGAGCCTTCAGTAAAATCTTTGTGTGAAGGATTGGAAAAGGCTATTTTCCAACTGAAGTCAGGGACATTGCCAGCTCCAGAAAACATCCATAACATAGTAAAGACTTTCTACACCTGGAGGAATGTTGCAGAAAGAACTGAAAAG GTATATGACCGGGTATCAGTGGAAGCTGTGTTGCCAATGGACAAACGACTGGACAGACTTATTTCTCACTGCGGCCCAGTAACAGGCTACATCTTTGCTTTGTTGGCAGTTTTCAacttcctcttcctcattttcttgaGATGGATGACTCCAGATTCTATCATTGATGTTGCAATAGATGCCACTGGGCCACGGGGTGCCTGGACTAATAACTATTCTCACAGTAAAAGAGGGGGTGAGAACAATGAGATATCCGAAACCAGGTAG